From the genome of Candidatus Cloacimonadota bacterium:
ATATTAACTCCCAGAAAATCGATATCTTTCGTCGGTCTGGAATTCGGCATATCATATACAAGAAAAAGGAGAGCTCCTTTTAAAACAAAGTTGCTTTTATAAGATGAAATAGATAACCTATATAGTAATCGTTCCTGGAAATATTGTAGTAAAACAGCAATAAAATCTCGATTTGATTCTTTAGCTATCCTCAAAAGTCGGGCTCTAACTGAAGCAGGAAT
Proteins encoded in this window:
- a CDS encoding nucleotidyl transferase AbiEii/AbiGii toxin family protein, whose protein sequence is MKKEIKNIPASVRARLLRIAKESNRDFIAVLLQYFQERLLYRLSISSYKSNFVLKGALLFLVYDMPNSRPTKDIDFLGVNISNTEKNLLQIIKEIISIKVDDGVRFDHKSLESEIVNEDADYQGIRIYFFSMTA